A stretch of the Elephas maximus indicus isolate mEleMax1 chromosome 3, mEleMax1 primary haplotype, whole genome shotgun sequence genome encodes the following:
- the XCL1 gene encoding lymphotactin: protein MRLLILAVLAICCLGAYIVEGVGSEVPDRSVCVSLHTRPLPVQKIKSYTIKEGSMKAVIFITKRGLKICADPQAKWVKSAVRSMDKKSTTRRNMVQTEPTGAQQSTNTAVTLSG from the exons ATGAGGCTTCTCATCCTGGCTGTCCTCGCCATCTGCTGCCTCGGTGCCTACATTGTGGAAG gtgtggggagtgaagtCCCGGACAGGAGCGTTTGTGTGAGCCTACATACCCGGCCCCTGCCGGTTCAGAAAATCAAGTCCTATACCATCAAGGAGGGCTCCATGAAAGCTGTGAT TTTTATTACCAAACGTGGCCTGAAAATCTGTGCTGACCCACAAGCCAAGTGGGTGAAATCAGCAGTTAGAAGTATGGACAAGAAGTCCACAACCAGAAGAAACATGGTCCAGACCGAGCCTACAGGAGCCCAACAATCCACCAACACTGCTGTGACGCTGTCCGGATAG